The following coding sequences lie in one Saimiri boliviensis isolate mSaiBol1 chromosome 6, mSaiBol1.pri, whole genome shotgun sequence genomic window:
- the MRGPRF gene encoding mas-related G-protein coupled receptor member F has protein sequence MAGNCSWEAHPSTRNKMCPGVSEAPELYSRGFLTIEQIAMLPPPAVMNYIFLLLCLCGLVGNGLVLWFFGFSIKRNPFSIYFLHLAGADVGYLFSKAVFSILNTGGFLGAFAEYVRSVCRVLGLCMFLTGVSLLPAVSTERCASVIFPAWYWRRRPKRLSAVVCALLWGVSLLVTCLHNYFCMFLGRGAASAACRHMDIFLGIVLFLLCCPLMVLPCLALILHVECRARRRQRSAKLNHVILAMVSVFLVSSIYLGIDWFLFWVFQIPAPFPEYVTDLCICINSSAKPVVYFLAGRDKSQRLWEPLRVVFQRALRDGAELGEAGGGTPNTVTMEMQCPPGNAS, from the exons ATGGCTGGAAACTGCTCCTGGGAGGCCCATCCCAGCACCAGGAATAAG ATGTGCCCTGGCGTGAGCGAGGCCCCGGAACTCTACAGCCGGGGCTTCCTGACCATTGAGCAGATCGCGATGCTGCCACCCCCGGCCGTCATGAACTACATCTTCCTGCTCCTCTGCCTGTGTGGCCTGGTGGGCAACGGGCTGGTCCTCTGGTTTTTCGGCTTCTCCATCAAGAGGAACCCCTTCTCCATCTACTTCCTGCACCTGGCCGGCGCCGACGTGGGATACCTCTTCAGCAAGGCGGTGTTCTCCATCCTGAACACGGGGGGCTTCCTGGGTGCCTTTGCCGAGTATGTCCGCAGCGTGTGCCGGGTCCTGGGGCTCTGCATGTTCCTCACCGGGGTGAGCCTCCTGCCGGCCGTCAGCACAGAGCGCTGCGCGTCAGTCATCTTCCCCGCCTGGTACTGGCGCCGGCGGCCCAAGCGCCTGTCCGCCGTGGTGTGCGCCCTGCTGTGGGGCGTGTCCCTCCTGGTCACCTGCCTCCATAACTACTTCTGCATGTTCCTGGGCCGCGGGGCCGCCAGCGCGGCCTGCAGGCACATGGACATCTTCCTGGGCATCGTCCTCTTCCTGCTCTGCTGCCCGCTCATGGTGCTGCCCTGCCTGGCCCTCATCCTGCACGTGGAGTGCCGGGCCCGGCGGCGCCAGCGCTCCGCCAAGCTCAACCACGTCATCCTGGCCATGGTGTCCGTCTTCCTGGTGTCCTCCATCTACTTAGGGATCGACTGGTTCCTCTTCTGGGTCTTCCAGATCCCGGCCCCCTTCCCCGAGTACGTCACCGACCTGTGCATCTGCATCAACAGCAGCGCCAAGCCTGTCGTCTACTTCTTGGCCGGGAGGGACAAGTCGCAGCGGCTGTGGGAGCCGCTCAGGGTGGTCTTCCAGCGGGCCCTGCGGGACGGCGCTGAGCTGGGGGAGGCCGGGGGCGGAACGCCCAACACGGTCACCATGGAGATGCAGTGCCCCCCGGGGAACGCCTCCTGA